A section of the Pedobacter sp. HDW13 genome encodes:
- a CDS encoding DUF3108 domain-containing protein, producing MKKLFLIVTAALCSFHVLAQELPLKKEPVFQEGEVLKYKLRYGFITAAEATIKVANSDLKFDNKPTYKLTVDAETSGTFDIFYKVRDHYDSYIDKTDLLPYFYQENIREASYRRQDKARFNQDGKKVVSNRGTFTTPTSQTFDLVSAYYFARSLDISKIKVGDKFKLNYFLGDEISALEVEYIGKETIKSKLGNIRCLKFSPSIKPGRIFKKDSRLYLWVTDDGNRVPVKAQVEILVGAVTMELKSADGLKYALAKE from the coding sequence ATGAAAAAACTGTTTTTAATAGTCACGGCTGCACTATGCAGTTTCCATGTATTGGCACAGGAGCTCCCTCTCAAGAAGGAGCCTGTATTTCAGGAAGGAGAAGTTTTAAAATATAAATTGCGTTACGGTTTTATAACAGCTGCCGAGGCCACGATAAAAGTTGCCAATTCTGATTTAAAGTTTGATAATAAGCCAACCTATAAGCTTACGGTTGATGCGGAGACCTCAGGAACTTTCGATATCTTTTATAAGGTTAGGGATCATTACGACTCTTACATCGATAAAACAGACCTGTTACCTTACTTCTATCAGGAAAATATCCGTGAGGCCAGTTACCGCCGTCAGGATAAGGCAAGGTTTAATCAGGATGGTAAGAAAGTAGTCTCGAACAGGGGAACTTTTACTACCCCAACCAGCCAGACTTTCGATCTGGTATCAGCCTATTATTTTGCCCGTAGCCTTGATATCAGTAAGATTAAGGTTGGCGATAAATTTAAATTGAACTATTTTTTGGGTGATGAAATTTCAGCCCTCGAAGTAGAATATATAGGTAAAGAAACCATAAAGAGCAAACTCGGCAATATCCGCTGTTTAAAATTTAGTCCATCTATTAAGCCGGGCCGGATATTTAAAAAAGACAGCAGATTGTACCTTTGGGTAACCGATGATGGCAACCGTGTGCCGGTAAAAGCACAGGTAGAAATATTGGTGGGCGCAGTAACAATGGAATTAAAATCGGCCGATGGGCTGAAATATGCTTTAGCAAAAGAGTAA
- a CDS encoding peptidylprolyl isomerase — MKRFNFEGGNFAELAKNYSVDGSKDKGGELGTFARGAMVPEFENAAFDGKAGDIKVVKSQFGYHILKIEKQIGSSKVAKLAYVEKTLAASSKTQAAAYKAASNFLADVKGNDFAKLATQKGLKVAVADRVAATQGFAAGLDNPRKLIQDAYAADKGDVLPEIYTMSNAYVVARLTNVSPKGTLSLADVKKEIEPMVRNAVKAKLLKEKLVNAGKGNIDQVGAKLARPVSPVQNIVFANPVIPGVAQENALVGSVFGSQPGKLSAPVQGERGVYVFSVDGFTNPAPIANMFKQKEGMLLSLGQRSLGAAFQALQDNAQIKDNRVKFY, encoded by the coding sequence ATTAAAAGGTTTAATTTTGAAGGGGGCAATTTTGCTGAGCTTGCTAAAAACTACAGTGTAGATGGTTCGAAAGATAAAGGTGGCGAGCTAGGTACTTTTGCACGTGGTGCTATGGTGCCTGAGTTTGAAAACGCAGCATTCGATGGCAAAGCAGGAGATATTAAAGTAGTTAAATCTCAGTTCGGTTACCATATTCTTAAAATCGAAAAACAAATCGGTTCATCTAAAGTAGCTAAACTAGCTTATGTTGAGAAAACATTAGCTGCAAGCAGCAAAACACAGGCCGCGGCTTATAAAGCTGCAAGTAATTTCCTTGCTGATGTGAAAGGAAACGATTTTGCAAAACTTGCTACACAAAAAGGATTAAAAGTTGCCGTTGCTGATAGAGTTGCAGCTACACAAGGTTTCGCAGCAGGTTTAGATAACCCGCGTAAGTTAATCCAGGATGCTTATGCTGCTGATAAAGGTGATGTGTTACCTGAAATTTATACCATGAGCAATGCGTATGTTGTAGCACGTTTAACCAATGTTAGTCCTAAGGGTACCCTATCGTTAGCCGATGTTAAAAAAGAAATCGAGCCAATGGTACGCAATGCGGTTAAAGCTAAATTGTTAAAAGAAAAACTGGTTAATGCCGGTAAAGGAAATATCGATCAGGTTGGTGCGAAGCTAGCTCGTCCGGTTAGTCCAGTACAGAACATTGTATTTGCTAACCCGGTAATTCCAGGTGTAGCACAAGAAAACGCTTTGGTTGGTAGCGTATTTGGTTCTCAGCCAGGAAAATTATCTGCTCCTGTTCAGGGCGAACGTGGTGTTTATGTATTCTCAGTTGATGGATTTACAAACCCTGCACCAATTGCCAACATGTTTAAACAAAAAGAAGGTATGTTATTAAGCTTAGGTCAGCGTTCATTAGGAGCGGCTTTCCAGGCTTTACAAGATAATGCACAGATAAAAGACAATCGTGTGAAATTCTATTAA
- a CDS encoding DUF2480 family protein produces the protein MEIQENIINKVANSGLVSLNLEDFYHKGERVLYDIVDNLFHGLMLKEKDFREFIKNHDWVQYQDKNVAIICSADAIVPTWAYMLLANRMKPYANEVVFGGLDTLEAVLFSKALAKINPQDYANERVVVKGCGDIEVPVAAYVEVTNLLTPVVKSIMFGEPCSTVPVYKRKD, from the coding sequence ATGGAAATTCAAGAAAACATCATCAATAAAGTAGCAAACAGTGGTTTGGTAAGCTTAAACCTCGAAGACTTTTATCATAAAGGCGAAAGAGTGCTTTATGATATTGTAGATAATCTTTTTCATGGACTGATGCTGAAGGAGAAAGATTTTAGGGAATTTATCAAAAATCACGACTGGGTACAATATCAGGATAAGAACGTAGCGATCATCTGCTCTGCCGATGCCATTGTACCCACATGGGCTTATATGCTGTTGGCGAATAGAATGAAGCCTTACGCCAACGAGGTAGTGTTTGGCGGACTGGATACTTTGGAAGCTGTACTATTTTCGAAAGCACTGGCTAAAATTAATCCGCAGGATTATGCGAATGAACGTGTCGTGGTAAAAGGCTGTGGCGACATTGAGGTGCCTGTAGCCGCCTATGTAGAGGTGACCAATCTGCTAACACCAGTTGTTAAAAGCATCATGTTTGGCGAGCCTTGTTCTACCGTTCCGGTTTATAAACGAAAAGATTAA